The Streptomyces sp. NBC_00306 sequence ACTCCTCGGTGTTTTCTGCGAATTAACCTGGGTGGATTCGTGGACACGAAGGTGTGGGGAGGGTCTGCGAACTGGTCATCGGGCGCCGTGGACGGGCTGCGGAATCTCGGCGTCCGCCAGCAGTTTCCGTACCGCGTCGCCCGCCTCCGACGGCTGCCAGCGGCTCCCCTTGTCGGCCGTCGGACCCGGCCGCCAGCCCTCCATGACGGTGATCCTTCCGGCTTCCGCCTCGAAGACCCGGCCGGTGACCCCCTCGGCGGCGGCCGAACCCAGCCAGACGACGAGGGGTGACACGTCCTCGGGCAGCGCGGTGAGGCCGGCGAACGTCTCCTCGGTCATCCTGGTGCGGGCCGCCGGGGCGATGGCGTTGACCTGGACCCCGTACCGGCCCAGCTCCGCCGCCGCGACCAGTGTCAGAGCGATGATCGCGGCCTTGGCCGCCGCGTAGTTGCCCTGTCCGACGCTGCCCGACAGCCCCGCGCCGGACGTGGTGTTGACGATGCGCGCCGCCACCGGCCGTCCGGCCTTGGCCTCGGCGCGCCAGTGCGCGGCGGCGTGCTTGAGCGGCAGGAAGTGCCCCCGGCCGTGCACCCGCATCACGGCGTCCCAGTC is a genomic window containing:
- a CDS encoding SDR family oxidoreductase: MTGICAERVVVVTGAGRGLGRAHALAFAAEGARVVVNDLGAGLDGAGASAGPAQQVVDEIRAAGGEAVAHNGDIATGEGAASLVAAALETWGRLDTLVNNAGFLRDRMLVNLDEDDWDAVMRVHGRGHFLPLKHAAAHWRAEAKAGRPVAARIVNTTSGAGLSGSVGQGNYAAAKAAIIALTLVAAAELGRYGVQVNAIAPAARTRMTEETFAGLTALPEDVSPLVVWLGSAAAEGVTGRVFEAEAGRITVMEGWRPGPTADKGSRWQPSEAGDAVRKLLADAEIPQPVHGAR